One Marasmius oreades isolate 03SP1 chromosome 2, whole genome shotgun sequence DNA segment encodes these proteins:
- a CDS encoding uncharacterized protein (BUSCO:EOG09262E98), with the protein MTRFLPLIDSNESRNELLSSLSLLGPLIVSSSHPDIPFNSHALLDHNNPFSVDQIIELLDSGVDKVILPLASAKEVIGVIPKERSILLLDVASVSAVSDTVRNGVSGVLLKTPEIDLDLITSVSQFFANSPIHVLPDSSHPPSIQTIRALFATGTNLVLPSSQITHAPTSPTQINVADIFLAPIRSDRPDGLFPTIVSTQTGHSLGLVYSSVESIKESILTGRGTYQSRKHGLWRKGETSGATQTVVSIRLDCDSDSLEFRVVQRGAGFCHLPRQSCFGEASGLPALEKTLASRFESAPAGSYTKRVFDDPQLLQSKIMEEADELCRALTKEEVAFEAADLFYFALSKCTAFGVGIADIERSLDRKAKKVTRRPGNAKSQWNRKTSGSSPTASPTTSLSAPDLSIRMRSSNLSEVSPEARAALLRRPVLKSDEMIAKVKPIVSEVRVRGDAALLELTAKFDKAKLKSTCMFPPYTKEGTQIPEDVKLAIDKAYENIKKFHQAQTDGSTLQVETMPGVVCSRFARPIARVGLYIPGGTAILPSTALMLGIPAQVAGCKEVVLATPPRPDGSISPEVLYVAHLVGASAILKAGGAQAVAAMAYGTETVPKVDKIFGPGNQWVTAAKMLVQNDTDALVSIDMPAGPSEVLVIADYTANPAFVAADLLSQAEHGVDSQVVLVAVDLMPEHLARIESEVDKQARALSRVDILRESIPKSIIVQALTIDDAIQFSNDYAPEHLILHLENAADKVESIENAGSVFVGPYTPESCGDYASGTNHTLPTNGYARQFSGVNTQSFQKYITSQEITADGLRQLGPIVATLADCEGLQAHANAVRIRLETK; encoded by the exons ATGACTCGTTTTCTTCCTCTCATCGACTCGAACGAGTCTCGTAACGAACTCCTCAGCTCTTTATCACTCCTTGGTCCCCTTATAGTATCCTCGTCTCATCCAGATATCCCCTTCAATTCTCATGCTCTTCTGGATCACAATAATCCATTTTCAGTGGATCAGATCATCGAATTGCTGGACTCCGGTGTCGATAAAGTCATTTTACCGCTAGCTTCTGCGAAGGAGGTTATCGGTGTCATTCCCAAAGAGAGATCAATTCTTTTACTCGACGTCGCCAGTGTCAGCGCTGTTTCTGATACGGTGCGGAACGGTGTTTCTGGAGTTTTGCTCAAAACACCGGAAATTGACCTAGATCTTATCACTTCAGTCTCTCAATTCTTCGCAAACTCTCCTATTCATGTTCTTCCTGACTCCTCCCACCCTCCGTCTATACAGACTATACGTGCCTTGTTTGCTACCGGGACAAACCTAGTCTTACCCTCTTCTCAGATCACCCATGCCCCAACCTCCCCGACCCAGATCAATGTTGCAGATATCTTCCTGGCCCCCATTAGGTCCGATCGACCGGATGGATTGTTCCCCACCATTGTCTCCACTCAGACAGGACATTCACTGGGCCTCGTCTATTCATCGGTGGAATCGATCAAAGAGAGCATTCTTACCGGGAGAGGTACTTACCAGTCTCGGAAGCATGGTTTATGGCGCAAAGGGGAAACCTCTGGTGCAACTCAGACCGTTGTCAGCATCCGGCTGGACTGCGACTCCGACAGTCTGGAGTTCAGGGTAGTTCAGCGTGGGGCTGGATTTTGCCACCTCCCACGTCAATCTTGTTTTGGCGAGGCCAGTGGCCTACCAGCTCTTGAGAAAACGTTGGCGTCCCGATTTGAATCAGCACCCGCTGGATCATACACCAAAAGGGTATTTGACGATCCGCAGTTGTTGCAATCCAAGATTATGGAGGAGGCTGACGAGCTCTGTCGTGCGCTGACCAAGGAAGAGGTGGCATTCGAAGCAGCGGACCTCTTTTACTTTGCACTGTCGAAGTGTACTGCCTTCGGTGTTGGAATTGCCGATATTGAACGATCTCTTGACAGAAAGGCGAAGAAGGTAACTCGCAGGCCGGGAAATGCGAAATCTCAGTGGAACCGGAAGACCTCGGGATCCTCCCCTACTGCATCTCCAACCACATCCCTCTCTGCTCCCGACCTTTCTATCCGCATGCGCTCGTCCAACCTTTCAGAAGTTTCTCCAGAAGCGCGAGCAGCCCTCCTTCGTCGCCCCGTTCTCAAATCTGACGAAATGATCGCTAAAGTCAAACCCATCGTCTCAGAGGTACGGGTCCGAGGGGATGCCGCTCTCTTGGAGTTAACGGCTAAGTTCGACAAGGCTAAACTCAAATCTACGTGTATGTTCCCTCCTTATACGAAAGAGGGCACACAAATACCTGAAGATGTTAAACTGGCTATCGACAAGGCATACGAAAACATCAAAAAGTTCCATCAAGCACAGACAGATGGGTCCACTCTACAAGTGGAAACCATGCCAGGCGTAGTATGTTCCAGGTTTGCTCGTCCGATCGCTCGTGTAGGACTTTACATCCCCGGTGGTACAGCCATCTTGCCTTCAACAGCTTTGATGCTTGGCATTCCAGCCCAGGTGGCCGGGTGCAAAGAGGTCGTTCTCGCTACGCCACCACGACCGGATGGAAGTATCTCTCCCGAGGTGTTGTATGTCGCGCATCTCGTTGGTGCATCGGCGATACTCAAGGCTGGTGGCGCTCAAGCAGTTGCTGCTATGGCCTACGGCACGGAGACAGTACCCAAAGTGGACAAAATTTTTGGACCCGGCAATCAGTGGGTCACCGCAGCGAAGATGTTGGTGCAAAACGACACAGATGCACTTGTCAGTATCGACATGCCGGCTGGGCCAAGTGAAGTATTA GTCATAGCTGATTACACTGCGAATCCCGCCTTCGTTGCCGCCGATCTGCTGTCTCAAGCTGAACACGGCGTCGATTCACAAGTGGTTTTGGTCGCAGTTGACTTGATGCCAGAACATCTCGCTAGGATTGAGTCAGAGGTGGATAAacaagcccgagccttgtCGCGAGTCGACATCTTGAGGGAATCTATCCCAAAGAGCATCATCGTCCAGGCGCTCACCATCGATGATGCCATCCAGTTTTCGAATGATTACGCCCCCGAGCATCTGATCCTACACCTTGAAAATGCTGCCGATAAAGTTGAGTCAATAGAAAACGCTGGTAGCGTGTTTGTAGGGCCATACACGCCTGAAAG CTGCGGTGACTACGCATCTGGAACTAACCACACCTTGCCGACCAATGGATACGCTCGTCAGTTCAGTGGTGTCAACACGCAATCCTTCCAAAAGTATATCACGTCGCAAGAAATCACTGCGGACGGTTTGAGGCAGCTGGGCCCCATCGTAGCCACTCTAGCTGACTGTGAAGGTCTGCAAGCACACGCCAATGCCGTTCGGATCAGGTTGGAAACGAAGTAG
- a CDS encoding uncharacterized protein (BUSCO:EOG09262PZ9), with translation MGANKRHSQTQTNHDVFDETLAGAIDPPLLPRLRSDKAIPHQTPLPRSLVEFREEEGREIRKRRLRALWNHICEHGYLTGSHPRISRKADLEGAENLRAEYEHELLGRCFVAPSGSSSSGSSPSSPGTMTRKHIEWKEFKAYAEAKEVELWGIFHDELDLDGNGRLDAHELNMALRRSGILLSQATLSEFMTFLTSSAHSRPITFAEFRDFLLLLPRKISPAEIYRYYQLTKFLGDDGRGAARVTMEGDVSLSAEDKPPPPALTPTRMLTVDPISHSYPQNEGHEDEEEGDDIQSFLDHHTALKFLLAGGIAGAVSRSATAPFDRLKIFLITRPADVGNAGKALGGVRVIGAAVSRIYIEGGLLGFWVGNGLSVAKIFPESAIKFFAYESSKRAFAQYWDGVDDPRNISGLSRFLSGGIGGLSSQLSIYPIETLKTQMMSITGQKRTLMDAARHLWRLGGMRAYYRGLSIGLLGVFPYSAIDMSTFEALKLAYLRSTGKDEPGVLALLAFGSLSGSVGATSVYPMNLVRTRLQASGSSGHPQKYTGTWDVALKTFEREGWKGFYRGLLPTLAKVVPSVSISYVVYEHCKRRLGVAS, from the exons ATGGGTGCCAATAAACGGCATTCTCAGACTCAGACCAACCATGACGTCTTCGACGAAACCCTGGCAGGAGCCATAGACCCACCACTTCTACCGAGATTACGCTCGGACAAGGCTATACCACACCAAACTCCTTTACCAAGATCATTGGTCGAgtttagagaagaagaaggaagagagatTCGAAAACGAAGGTTACGCGCGCTTTGGAACCACATTTGCGAACACGGGTATCTCACTGGATCTCATCCACGCATCTCCAGGAAGGCAGACCTGGAAGGAGCTGAAAACCTTCGCGCTGAGTATGAGCACGAGCTTTTGGGACGTTGCTTTGTGGCCCCCTCCGGCTCATCGTCCTCCGGTTCATCGCCATCGTCGCCCGGGACAATGACGCGCAAACACATCGAGTGGAAGGAGTTCAAAGCGTATGCAGAGGCCAAGGAAGTTG aactctggggCATCTTCCACGACGAATTGGATCTCGACGGTAATGGACGGCTGGACGCGCATGAATTGAACATGGCACTGCGGAGGTCCG GTATCCTGTTATCACAAGCAACATTATCCGAGTTTATGACCTTCCTCACTTCTTCCGCCCATTCTCGTCCAATAACGTTCGCTGAATTTCGGGATTTTCTCCTTCTGCTACCCCGAAAAATATCACCTGCAGAAATCTATAGGTACTATCAATTGACGAAATTTCTGGGCGATGACGGCCGAGGTGCGGCCCGCGTCACGATGGAAG GTGATGTGAGCCTTAGTGCCGAAGATAAGCCTCCACCTCCGGCACTTACACCTACTCGGATGCTGACCGTCGATCCAATCTCACACTCATATCCGCAAAATGAGGGCcacgaagatgaggaagagggcGATGATATCCAGAGCTTTTTGGACCATCACACAGCACTCAAATTCCTTTTGGCAGGTGGAATTGCTGGTGCTG TTTCACGGTCAGCCACAGCACCTTTTGATCGTTTAAAGATCTTTCTTATAACCCGACCCGCCGACGTTGGCAATGCAGGGAAAGCATTAGGCGGAGTGAGAGTGATCGGGGCTGCCGTTTCCCGGATCTATATTGAAGGTGGTCTTTTGGGTTTTTGGGTCGGAAATGGCCTGTCTGTGGCGAAAATCTTTCCAGAATCTGCGATCAAGTTCTTTGCATATGAATCGTCG AAACGCGCTTTCGCTCAGTATTGGGACGGCGTAGACGATCCTCGAAACATTTCTGGTCTCAGCCGCTTCCTTTCTGGGGGGATTGGGGGGCTAAGCAGTCAACTCA GTATATACCCAATAGAAACGCTGAAG ACGCAAATGATGAGTATTACCGGACAAAAACGTACATTAATGGACGCTGCGCGGCACTTGTGGAGGCTGGGAGGGATGAGGGCCTACTATCGCGGTTTGAGT ATCGGACTGTTGGGCGTCTTCCCGTATTCAGCTATCGACATGTCAACATTTGAAGCACTGAAGCTCGCCTACTTACGATCAACTGGGAAAGACGAACCCGGAGTACTGGCACTACTTGCGTTTGGGAGTCTATCCGGTAGCGTTGGAGCTACATCTGTATATCCTATGAATTTGGTAAGGACGAGACTGCAGGCTTCGGGGAGTTCCGGACATCCACAGAAATATACGGGAACATGGGATGTTGCTCTCAAGACATTTGAGAGAGAGGGATGGAAGGGGTTCTATCGGGGACTCTTACCCACACTGGCGAAGGTGGTGCCATCAGTTTCGATATCCTACGTTGTATATGAACATTGTAAACGAAG ACTCGGCGTCGCGTCGTAA